The DNA segment ACTGATCGACTCTGGCCAACAGCTTGTGGTGGCGCGGTCCGCTCTTGAACTGGCACTCAGAAGTCTGAACGCATCCCTCGGCGACATCAGTACGTTTTTCGTCACCCATATCCATCGTGATCATTACACGCAGGCAGTCGCTGTTCGGCGCGAGTTTGGGAATCGGATCTATCTTGGCGCCGGAGAACGCGAGTCGATGAACCATGCCTCCCATCCCACCGGCAATCCCCTGCACGATCAGCTGGTCGAACTGGAGCGCTGTGGGGCGAACGCACTGGTGGCAAACATCAAGCCCTCGTCTGACACCGAAGATATTGCTGGCTCACTCTATGAAGAGCCCGATGATTGGCTCCAGGAGGAGACGATCGAGCTTGCGAATCGGCAGTTGCGGGTCATCGCAACCCCTGGACATACACGAGGACATGTCATCTTTTATGACGACAGCAATCGATTGTTGTTCGCTGGAGATCATGTGCTTCCACACATCACCCCATCCATCGGATTCGAACCACTGGTATATCCGGATCCGCTCGGCAACTACCTACGTTCGCTGCGACGCGTACGACATCTTCCCGAGGGCCATCTGCTTCCAGCCCACGGGATGCCTGCACCCGGATTCTATCGTAGGGTCGATGAGTTGCTTGCTCATCACGATGAGCGGCTGGGGGCCACCGAGGCTGCGGTGATCGCGGGGGCATCAAG comes from the Ferrimicrobium sp. genome and includes:
- a CDS encoding MBL fold metallo-hydrolase — translated: LIDSGQQLVVARSALELALRSLNASLGDISTFFVTHIHRDHYTQAVAVRREFGNRIYLGAGERESMNHASHPTGNPLHDQLVELERCGANALVANIKPSSDTEDIAGSLYEEPDDWLQEETIELANRQLRVIATPGHTRGHVIFYDDSNRLLFAGDHVLPHITPSIGFEPLVYPDPLGNYLRSLRRVRHLPEGHLLPAHGMPAPGFYRRVDELLAHHDERLGATEAAVIAGASSPYEVASVLRWTRRRRHLVELDPFNQMLAVMETKYHLELLAIQGRLQQSLVAGTYQFKVAGQELQHS